TGAAGAAGCAACAACCTCACAATATGAGCTCTTCAAGAAATTCGATTCCTTTGGCTATGATGAATATAAGGAATTAGCTGACTACTGCCATCAAGTGGGCGTTGAATTTTTCTCGACGGCTTTTGACTTTGAATCAGCGGATTACTTATATGACCTGATGAATATTTATAAGATTTCTTCATCGGATTTATCTAACTTGCCTTTTATTAAGTACCAAGCCGAAAAAGGAAAAACGATCCTTTTATCAACCGGGGCTTCAAGTATAGAAGAAATTCACCAAGCGGTTGAGACTATCGAATCCACTGGCAATAAGGATATTGTGATTATGCACTGTGTCTTAGAATACCCAACGCCATTTGAAGATGCTAACCTCAATGTTATTTCCAGTCTGATTAAGGAATTTCCTGACTATGTTATCGGCTACTCTGACCATACCCGTCCGGATCCACAAATGGATGTTGTCAAGACTGCTGTGGCCTTAGGGGCTAAAGTTATCGAGAAGCACTATACTTTAGATAAGACCTTGCCAGGTAATGACCATTACCATGCCATGGACCCTGAAGACATGAAAGTTCTGAAAGAAGGCCTTGAGTTTCAAATGAAGGTAAGAGGCCAGGCGGTTGCTGACTTAGAGGCTCAAGCAGCTGCTCGGAAGAACGCACGACGCTCAATCGTTCTTACCCAAGATGTCAAAGCCGGAACAATCTTAACTGAAGACATGCTAACCTTTAAACGTCCTGGTACGGGAATTGCCCCTGGAAAAGTGCAGAAAGTGATTGGTAGAAAAGTCAATCAAGACCTTGCCGAAGACACGACTTTAATGGAAGATATGTTAGAAAAATAGTATACATGTTGATTGATAACCTAGGGTTTATGCTAAGGCATGACTTTAGGTTTTTTGTTAATAGAGGAAAAGTATGATTCAATTAATTTTATTTACACTATCAACTTTTGGTTACGTTACGTGGTCTATCCGATTTTTAAAGCTTAATAAATATTTTTCATGGATTTTGGTCATGATCTCCCAAAGTCTTTTCTTATATTTAGCGGCCTTGGCAAACTTATTATTACCTGCTCTGTGGGCGACCTATTTATTAGGTTTTTTATTGCTAATTTTTATAAGCATTGAGTATTGGAAAAATTCTTGTGGAAAGGGAAATTTTCTAAGGCTGTTTTTTTTGTGGGTCAGACAAGGGATCGCCTTTCCTGAAATTATTGTCTTAGTGGCGATTTTAGGTTGGTTTGTTGTTATGAAGGGGATGCCCCTGATTCATTTTGATAATTATTCGCATTGGGGCTTGGTGGTCAAATACTTGTTTACGGAGCTCCATTTACCGACAGATATTGACCAGCTGATTTATTATCGGTCTTATCCACCAGCTACTTCCCTTTATATCAGTTATTTTATTTATTTCTGTGGCTATAGCCAAGCCAAGATGATCATGGGTTTCTTTCTCTTTAATATGGCTTGTCTGTATTCTTTTTTTGGCATTCTGAACAAACCTGCCGAGCGCTTAAATGCGGCCTTAATTGCTTTATTGTGGGGAATATTTTTTATCTTAGACAATTCAGTCAAGATGAATAATTTATTAGTCGACAATCTCTTGGCCTATTTAACCTTAGCGGCTGGTATTTATGCTTTTCGCTATCGAAAGCAGCTAGGCTATTTAATCACCGGGACTCTATTGTTTACTAGCATGATCAACCTGACTAAGGATAGCGGTTTATTCTTCAGTTTGCTTATTGTTTTATATGTGACTTACTTAATCATTAAGAATCAGAATTTAATCAAAAAAGATAAGCTCAAGGCCTTTGCTATCCTATTTCCTGGTGCCTTTTTATCGAAGTTAGGCTGGTCTCTCTATGTAAAATTTAATTATGACCTATCGGGCTTTAAACATAGTAGCCATTTTAACCAAGAGAG
The nucleotide sequence above comes from Aerococcus urinae. Encoded proteins:
- a CDS encoding N-acetylneuraminate synthase family protein → MGIHEVLKEQGYYVIGEIGVNYYDIAKENGTTPMEAAKLMIDKAKESGMDAVKFQTYKAETIASKFSPSYWDTSEEATTSQYELFKKFDSFGYDEYKELADYCHQVGVEFFSTAFDFESADYLYDLMNIYKISSSDLSNLPFIKYQAEKGKTILLSTGASSIEEIHQAVETIESTGNKDIVIMHCVLEYPTPFEDANLNVISSLIKEFPDYVIGYSDHTRPDPQMDVVKTAVALGAKVIEKHYTLDKTLPGNDHYHAMDPEDMKVLKEGLEFQMKVRGQAVADLEAQAAARKNARRSIVLTQDVKAGTILTEDMLTFKRPGTGIAPGKVQKVIGRKVNQDLAEDTTLMEDMLEK